One window of the Ureibacillus sp. FSL W7-1570 genome contains the following:
- the guaB gene encoding IMP dehydrogenase codes for MWETKFAKEGLTFDDVLLVPAHSTVLPKEVDISVQLTPKIKLNIPIISAGMDTVTESKMAIAMARQGGLGIIHKNMSIEEQAEEVEKVKRSENGVITNPFFLTPQHQVFDAEHLMGKYRISGVPIVNNEEEQKLVGIITNRDLRFISDYSLRIEEVMTKEDLITAPVGTTLEEAEKILQKYKIEKLPIVDEEGKLKGLITIKDIEKVIEFPNAAKDSIGRLIVGAAVGVSSDTYARVKKLVEAQVDIIVIDTAHGHSQGVIDTVKNIRKEYPDLEIIAGNVATAEATRALYEAGADVVKVGIGPGSICTTRVVAGVGVPQITAIYDCATVAREYGKTIIADGGIKYSGDIVKALAAGGHAVMLGSLLAGTTESPGETEIFQGRRFKVYRGMGSLSAMEQGSKDRYFQEDAKKLVPEGIEGRVPYKGPLADTIHQLVGGVRSGMGYCGAPNLEHLREYSQFVRITNAGLRESHPHTVQITKEAPNYSLQ; via the coding sequence ATGTGGGAGACGAAGTTTGCCAAAGAAGGCTTAACGTTTGACGATGTATTGTTAGTACCAGCGCATTCAACAGTATTGCCTAAAGAAGTTGATATATCTGTGCAACTGACGCCAAAAATCAAATTAAATATTCCGATTATTAGTGCGGGAATGGACACAGTCACTGAGTCAAAAATGGCAATCGCCATGGCACGTCAAGGTGGGCTTGGAATCATCCACAAAAACATGTCCATTGAAGAACAGGCAGAAGAAGTCGAAAAAGTAAAGCGTTCAGAAAATGGGGTTATTACCAATCCTTTCTTTTTAACACCTCAACATCAGGTATTTGATGCTGAACATTTAATGGGTAAATATCGCATTTCGGGTGTTCCAATTGTAAATAATGAAGAAGAACAAAAATTAGTTGGAATTATTACGAATCGTGATTTGCGCTTCATTTCCGATTATTCATTGAGAATCGAAGAAGTCATGACAAAAGAAGATTTGATCACAGCTCCTGTAGGAACGACATTGGAAGAAGCAGAAAAAATCCTGCAAAAATATAAAATCGAAAAACTTCCAATTGTAGATGAAGAAGGAAAATTAAAAGGGTTAATCACAATAAAAGATATTGAAAAAGTGATTGAGTTCCCTAATGCAGCAAAAGACAGCATCGGACGATTGATTGTTGGCGCGGCGGTTGGCGTTTCAAGTGATACGTATGCCCGTGTGAAAAAATTAGTGGAAGCGCAAGTGGATATTATTGTGATCGATACGGCTCACGGTCATTCCCAAGGCGTTATTGATACTGTAAAAAATATTCGCAAAGAGTATCCGGATTTGGAAATTATCGCTGGTAACGTGGCGACTGCAGAAGCAACTCGTGCATTATATGAAGCTGGAGCGGATGTGGTAAAAGTAGGTATCGGCCCTGGATCCATCTGTACGACTCGGGTTGTTGCAGGTGTAGGTGTACCACAAATTACAGCCATTTACGATTGTGCTACAGTAGCCCGTGAATATGGCAAAACGATTATTGCCGACGGTGGTATCAAATATTCCGGTGATATCGTAAAAGCTCTTGCAGCAGGTGGACATGCCGTAATGCTTGGTTCATTGCTTGCCGGTACAACTGAATCACCAGGGGAAACAGAAATTTTCCAAGGACGCCGTTTCAAAGTATACCGCGGTATGGGTTCCCTTTCTGCGATGGAACAAGGTTCAAAAGATCGTTATTTCCAAGAAGATGCAAAAAAATTGGTGCCTGAAGGTATTGAAGGACGTGTACCATACAAAGGGCCTCTTGCTGATACAATCCATCAATTGGTCGGCGGAGTTCGTTCAGGTATGGGATACTGCGGCGCGCCAAACTTGGAACATTTGCGCGAGTA